CTCCCTCATGAGGTCTGGCAGCGAATCTGCCGGCACCGCCTTGTCTTCCGGGTACCATACGTTGTATATATCCAGAAAACTTTGATCATCAACCGGCCACTTGAGGTCCGGATACGTGTTCACGAAGTGTTTGTATGCCTCTCCCTGTGCCCTTTTGAGGTTTTCTGAGTCCATGTACAAGTCTTGGTCTGTGTGTTCGCGGTCGGGGTGGAGGTCGATGAACAGGATCGGCGGTTTGTATATGCGGTGTATGATCGTCAATATCCGTCTGGCGTTTTCCGGGTTCCGTTTCGCCAAATCGGCAACGTGGTCGTAATACGGCAACCCTAAATAGCCCCTCAGCGCGTTCTCAGTTAGTGGCGTGATCTCCATATTGGGGTCTTTGAGCTCTATGCCAAATGGCCACTTGCTCTTTACGTTACCTTCCTTCTTCCCTCGGATATACTGCATCAGTTTTCTCAGCCCCAGAGCCTCCACCAGAGTTTGTATGAACGATTTCGGCTTCTGCCGCATATTAAACATCTCCCTGAGCATGGCGGATGCAAGTTCATGTTTGATGGTTGGAGGTGGCTCTAATCCCAGCCTTTTGCAAATCTCTATGTCGTCATCGGTCGTTTCCTTTTCCTCCAGAATCTTGTCTACAAGCTGCATCATGCAGTCCCTTGCGTTGGGTTTGCGTCCCCAGTACCTGAGCAACACGTCACTGAGCGGGTGCGCCTCATCTTCGTCCTCTTTCGCATCGTCGGGGTACACTCGGTCGAGCATATCCCTAATTCGTTCAAGTTCGTCTGGCGGCAAATCTATGGGTTTTGGTTTTTCGAGGAAAGGGTTCTCAAAATGATCCTTTGCTTGCAGACGACTATTGGTACGTCCACCCCAGGCACCTGTGCTAGATTTGTCGGTGGCGGCACGTTTTCGCGCCATGTGTTGTTCCACTCGAGGCTCCACATTCATGTGACCCACAAACGTAGCCTCATGATTGCTGCTTCGCATTTTGCGCCTACCGGCTGACTGTGCTCTGTGCGATACTCCGGGGCGAATATCTCCGCATGCCACCTCACTGCGATTCCGCCGCAGTGTCCCTGAGGTCTGATAAGTGCCCGAAGTATTACATGTTGTGTTCACCAGGCAACCGAGACTCCGTTGAAGTCGCGGCGCAGCCTTGTTTATCGAGCTCAGCGCACCATCAGTCACATGTCGATGCTTCACATGCGTTTTGTGAAGAGCTTCCGCCGGAAACAGTGCTGCGATACAGACCGAGCACAGTATCACACATACTGTGATGTGCCCAGTCATGCTCTCGGCTCATCCCGTGGCCGATGGAACTGTGTACCTACGGCGTCGGCAGCAACTGCGATGACGAAACTTGCGATTCCGCGGCCATCTTCTCGTGATTCCTCGACAATTGGACGTCTACTAAGATATAGTATCACTTATCCGCTCCCAGAGCGCTTTACGAACGACCTTTCGGCGCCGAAGAAGTTCGGTTTAGCTGCAAGTTACGTCTACGAGAAGCTACGTTTCGCGGATTCCTTTGACAATCCTTACTAATATCCTCTTCTTTCGACCTCTCTATATACGTTTTGATGATTTACGCGCTATGAGGTTGTCGTGCTCAGCAATAAACGCCCGGCATCATGCTGCCTTCCGCAGTGTCGCGTACTTGGAATCTTCGTCACACATTCGGCGCCATACGAGCTCAAGACTGGTACAATGCCCAAGGCAACCATATAATTACTGCCACCATGTCAGCTGGTACTTCGCAGGGCACTCTGGACGTTGACGACCGCATTGCTCAGACAGGGTGCGAAGCGCAGTACCGGCGCCTGGAGGACTGCCTGGACCGGCACGACAGGTATGCTCAGGTGACATATAGCACAGCACGTTTCAATATACATGGATGTGTGTTATCAACAATCGTCAAATGTGTCCTATTTTTGCACATTTGTGACTTCATCGCTTCGTCGTAACTACGTGTTTTACTGGGACCGTGATGAAGCTTCTTCTCCTTTCTCATGGCTGTCGCAGAGTGTGGAAGCAATGCCAGTCTGATCTCCACGAGTTCGGGCGTTGCATGAAGTCTAACAATACCGGCACGGGTGATGCGCCTGTTCAGCCTGCAGTGAAACGCTTCTCGATCAGGCATTTGTGGCCGTGCAACCCCAGCCCTGACTCCGGAACTGGTGGCGTGAACACAAAGTAGCTACGGCGTTGCGGCTTCACTCCATCTTGACTATCATCAGGTAGTTGTCGTCGAGCTCTGGCTGCTCCTTGAGCTGCTTCAGCGTGTCTTCGGAGGGCTGCTCGGCAAACTTCTTGTTCAGCGCGATGATTTCCAGCGTCGCCGGCGACATGAAGTCAAACATCGTCTTTGCAGACTCCACACTTAATAGAAACTCGTCCTTCTGCACCTTGTTCTGTTTGGTGAAGTCGATGAACGACAGATCCTTGAGCGCCTCCATTTTGTCTTTCGCGAACGCCAGGTAGTAGCGGCCGGTTTCTCCCGGCACTGGCTTGAGTACGTATCCGCTGTCCGCGATGGCCGCGCCGGCAGAAGTCGCGACGTGCCTAACGCCGCCGGTCGCGCCGAGCGCCTGCCTGGCAACTCCGGCCCTCACCGCCCTGGCCTGGCCTACGAGCGGGGCTATCAACTTATCCATTGTACGAATTGGCAATATAATAATGGGCTACATCTAATCGAAAGATTAATGTGGTTTGTGCTGCTTATACGGTGGCGGGTCCGGTCTTCTTCTTGGCCGGGGGCTGGGTGCCAGAGCGGAAGCCGTTCTTGAACCTCCTCGGCATGGTCTTAAGGTGGCGGCACCTGCGAGTGAATGTGCAAGGGTTCGGTCGGGCTCGGCACATCGCGCCATGTTGAGCTGAGACTCACCTGCCTGTGCCCGTGGTTCGCCTGCGGACGGCCTTGAACGACCAGTTGTAGCGCCTCGTTTTCTTGTCAGGGTAGCCTGAACGGGTGTTAGTGTGTGTTTGGTGACGCGTCGTCTGGCTACGGGGGAGTCCGCTCATCCCGAACTTTGTACCCCGCCACCGCGGTTCCGCGGAGTTTCGGGCGGCACACCGGCTCCTTTCTTTTATCACTTACCGCACGAGCCGCATCTCTTCTTCTGGTTGTGGAAGGCGCGATTGCCGCAGCGGCGGCACAGTATGTGGGTCTTGCCGTTGCGGAGACCGAACGACCCCGTACCCTTGCCACATTTACCCATTTTGCACCGCTTTGCGTTTATATAATGCTAAAGTAGCGATTTTGTAATTTGTTTCACGCGGCGGTGGAGTTTCCGGCGGTGGCGCGCAGTCCACCCCATGGCGAGTGTCGTTTCTAGGTCAGGCAGAACCGCCCAGTTACCGGGGCCGCCGCGCAAACTTAGACAAGTGTGTTTTGTCGGAGCCTTATCACGTGTAATGGTGCCACACCGGTTGCGAATTATTACACCTCACCTTGGCCGCAGTCGGCCCGGCGCCGACGCCACCTGCCGGCGTCGCCTCTGCACAGATGGCCGTGGCCGTCTTTCGCATATACGACCCGCATAGGGGTTACACTTAATGCTTAGGTTCATTCAGCGGCTACACTGAGATGGGAAGCGAGACTATGAGCGAACTCTTTTCGcacttctgcttcttgccGCGTGACTTAAGGAGGCTCGCGGTGAAGCTGAGCAGGCTCTGAAGGTTGTGGTTTTCCTCTGAGCAGGGTTCCACGAGTTCCTGTAGCCTCGTGACCCACTCCGGCTTGAGTTTGTCCGCTTTCTGCATATGGAACAGCTTGGCATCCAGCAGGATGTTCATGAATGCGATGATGCGCTTGTAGCAGTGGATTTGATGGTCGCCGAACATGTCGATGTTGTCGAGCATGTAGAACAGCTTTTCAACGATTTCCGCGCACTTTTCCTCGGAGACCTGCTTTCGTATGGCCGCTATCATCTCGTTCTGGTCGCCCTTGGTGTGCTGTATGAGCaccttcagcagctccgtGTTCTCGACGATGATCTTCACAGCCTCCTTTTCCTGGGGGCATTAGTGCGTGCGTTGTTATAAACATACGGGTATGTATATGGACCTCAGGCACTCGATTGCGCACGACTCCAGCTTGTTCTTCATGATGTGGTCGACGAGTTGGGTGTTGATGGCGACCTTCCCCGTGCGAATGAGCATCGATAGTTCCTCTGCGGCAAGGTTAAAGTGGTTATATGAAATAACTACGCGTGTACAACGCACAACACGAGTGCCGACGTGAGAGCATCCAAAACAGCACAAACGTCCACGCGACGACAGCGTTGCAACCAAGCTTGCGTCACACCGCAGTCACGTAACTCCCACACTCAGCCGTACGTATTTTGGCACGTCCATCGCCACCTCGCCGCGCCAAAGCACAACGTGGAGCAACATAGTTACCCAGATAATGCCGTCATAAATCCCACGATGACACGGCAACATACCTTCTGGCCTATGCACCTCCAACTTGTTGTTAAAGAGTACGGGCACTCGCGACGATATTGGCGGCTTGAAATGGACCAGCACCAGGCCAG
This genomic stretch from Babesia bigemina genome assembly Bbig001, chromosome : III harbors:
- a CDS encoding 60S ribosomal protein L37e, putative, with translation MGKCGKGTGSFGLRNGKTHILCRRCGNRAFHNQKKRCGSCGYPDKKTRRYNWSFKAVRRRTTGTGRCRHLKTMPRRFKNGFRSGTQPPAKKKTGPATV